The Streptomyces nigra genome includes the window GGTGAGGCGTGGATCGACTACGTCGGCCTCAACCACCTCGGCTGGGTGCGCGGCCTGCGCGTCGCCGGCCGGGACGAACTCCCGCGCCTGCTCGCCGATACGGAGCTGCTCGGCTCCTTCGAGGAGGGCAAGCTCTTCGGCACCGACTGGCTGCGCTCGCTCGGCGCCATCCCCAACGAGTATCTGCACTACTACTACTTCAACCGGGAGGCCGTGCGCGCCTATCAGGAGGCCGAGCGGACCCGCGGCGCCTTCCTGCGCGACCAGCAGGCCGGGTTCTACGACCGCATGCGCGACCCGGACGCCCCCGCCCTGGAGGTCTGGGACCGCACCCGCGCCGAGCGCGAGGCCACCTACATGGCGGAGAACCGGGAGACGGCCGGCGCCGGCGAACGCGACGCCGACGACCTGTCCGGAGGGTACGAGAAGGTGGCGCTCGCGCTGATGCGGGCCATCGCGCGGGACGAGCGCACCACCCTGATCCTCAACGTCCGCAACCAGCACACCCTGTCGGTGCTCGACGCCGACGCCGTCATCGAGGTGCCCTGCCTGGTCGACGCCAACGGCGCCCACCCGGTCGCCGTCGCCCCGCTGCCCGACCACGCCACCGGCCTCGTCTGCTCGGTCAAGGCCGTCGAACGCGAGGTGCTGGCCGCCGCCGAGTCCGGCTCGCGCACCACGGCCGTCAAGGCGTTCGCGCTGCACCCCCTGGTCGACTCGGTGGGCGTGGCCCGCCGCCTGGTCGAGGGCTACACCTCCGTCCACCCGGGCCTCGCCTACCTCACCCAATAATTCCGCCCCCGTTCTCTGCCTCCCTGGAGACCCTGATGCACGACGAACGCCGCCGGATCGAGGAGCGCGTCGAGCGCGTCCACACCCAGCGCATCAAGCCCGCGATCTACGCGGCCGCCGTCCCGTTCGAGGTGGAGGCCTGGCAGGCCCCGGGCGAGCCGGTCCCCTTCGAGGAGGCCGCGGCCGCGCCCTACACGCCCTTCGCCACCGGCACCCCGTGGGGGCCGCCCTGGGGCACCA containing:
- a CDS encoding 6-phospho-beta-glucosidase — translated: MRLTILGGGGFRVPLVYGALLTDHAEGRVTRVVLHDLDAGRLDAVTRVLAEQAAGVPDAPEVTATTDLDEALRGADFVFSAIRVGGLEGRANDERVALAEGVLGQETVGAGGIAYGLRTVPVAVDIARRVARLAPDAWVINFTNPAGLVTEAMSRHLGDRVIGICDSPVGLGRRIARVLGVKNPGEAWIDYVGLNHLGWVRGLRVAGRDELPRLLADTELLGSFEEGKLFGTDWLRSLGAIPNEYLHYYYFNREAVRAYQEAERTRGAFLRDQQAGFYDRMRDPDAPALEVWDRTRAEREATYMAENRETAGAGERDADDLSGGYEKVALALMRAIARDERTTLILNVRNQHTLSVLDADAVIEVPCLVDANGAHPVAVAPLPDHATGLVCSVKAVEREVLAAAESGSRTTAVKAFALHPLVDSVGVARRLVEGYTSVHPGLAYLTQ